From the Dunckerocampus dactyliophorus isolate RoL2022-P2 chromosome 12, RoL_Ddac_1.1, whole genome shotgun sequence genome, one window contains:
- the tmprss4a gene encoding transmembrane protease serine 4a, protein MWTGQQAEESTSPLNPTHTVVPRPGRHRRPMTAPKTQKEKASKRKKVLLTVVTVVVLLGILATAVYFIKQLIDSKYFFCTRSFKFIPLDKACDGTDDCAGGEDEKTCLSSFNVNTTFPVRLMTRQRVLQVYNPSSGWRSVCSEGWTRQHTQTACTQLGYTDDPRSTRIQVNSLLANLKSGPFAAVRSAAASTPVHQATVDRRVCTSGEVVSLSCSDCGQVGQNRIVGGTDANIEDWPWQVSLQQGGQHTCGGSLVSPRWVVTAAHCFAGGKKELSRWKVVSGRTYMGTLGGSSVDRIILNGDYNPARNDYDIALMRLTSPIKVGVSQKPICLPPKAFGLTASTPLVVTGWGYLEENGNISPSLQKANIPLIERAKCSSPAVYGSSITDRMICAGFLEGKVDACQGDSGGPLVYFISSRWYLVGVVSWGVGCARERRPGVYCNVEEMLNWIHTAIEENP, encoded by the exons ATGTGG ACTGGTCAGCAGGCTGAAGAAAGCACAAGCCCGTTGAACCCGACGCACACAG TGGTTCCACGGCCAGGCCGCCACAGAAGGCCCATGACGGCCCCAAAGACTCAGAAAGAGAAGGCGTCTAAGAGGAAGAAGGTGCTGTTGACCGTGGTGACAGTCGTGGTGCTGCTGGGGATACTGGCCACCGCCGTGTACTTTA TTAAGCAGCTGATAGACAGCAAGTACTTCTTCTGCACACGATCGTTTAAGTTCATCCCGTTGGATAAAGCCTGTGATGGAACGGACGATTGCGCAGGAGGAGAAGATGAAAAAACGTGTTTGTCGAGCTTCAATGTCAACACTACCTTCCCAG TGCGTCTCATGACCCGCCAGCGCGTCCTGCAGGTGTACAATCCCAGCTCAGGGTGGAGGAGCGTGTGCAGCGAAGGCTGGACCCGGCAGCACACGCAGACGGCGTGCACACAGCTGGGTTACACAGA TGACCCTCGTAGCACCAGGATCCAAGTAAACTCATTATTAGCTAACCTGAAATCTGGACCGTTCGCCGCAGTCAGGTCGGCGGCGGCTAGCACTCCTGTTCATCAGGCGACAGTCGACCG GAGAGTATGCACATCCGGAGAGGTGGTTTCTTTGTCCTGTTCAG ACTGTGGGCAGGTGGGCCAGAATCGTATTGTTGGGGGTACGGATGCAAACATTGAGGACTGGCCTTGGCAGGTGAGCCTGCAGCAGGGAGGCCAGCACACATGCGGAGGTTCACTGGTGTCCCCACGCTGGGTCGTCACCGCGGCCCACTGCTTTGCCGG CGGTAAGAAGGAGCTGAGCCGCTGGAAGGTGGTGTCAGGCCGGACTTACATGGGCACGCTGGGAGGTTCCTCTGTGGACAGGATTATACTGAATGGAGACTACAATCCTGCTCGGAATGATTACGACATAGCACTCATGAGACTCACCAGCCCCATCAAAGTGGGAG TGAGTCAGAAGCCAATTTGTCTTCCTCCAAAAGCCTTCGGCCTCACTGCATCAACCCCGCTGGTGGTGACTGGTTGGGGCTACCTGGAGGAAAATG GAAACATTTCTCCATCGCTGCAGAAGGCCAACATCCCTCTGATAGAAAGGGCCAAGTGCTCCAGTCCTGCCGTGTACGGTAGCTCCATCACTGACAGGATGATCTGTGCTGGCTTTCTGGAGGGGAAAGTGGACGCATGTCAG GGCGACAGTGGTGGTCCGTTGGTGTACTTCATCTCATCCAGGTGGTATCTGGTTGGGGTGGTGAGCTGGGGTGTGGGCTGTGCCAGGGAGAGACGTCCGGGTGTCTACTGTAATGTGGAGGAGATGCTCAACTGGATACACACTGCCATTGAG